One stretch of Cervus canadensis isolate Bull #8, Minnesota chromosome 5, ASM1932006v1, whole genome shotgun sequence DNA includes these proteins:
- the LOC122441419 gene encoding protein YIPF5-like, whose translation MSGFDNLNTDFYQTSYSIDDQSQQSYDYGGSGGPYSKQYAGYDYSHQSRFVPADMMQPQQPYTGQIFQPTQAYTPTTPQPFYGNNFEDEPPLLEELGINFDHIWQKTLTVLHPLKVADGSIMNETDLAGPMVFCLAFGATLLLAGKIQFGYVYGISAIGCLGMFCLLNLMSMTGVSFGCVASVLGYCLLPMILLSSFAVIFSLQGVVGIILTAGIIGWCSFSASKIFISALAMEGQQLLVAYPCALLYGVFALISVF comes from the coding sequence ATGTCAGGCTTTGATAATTTAAACACGGATTTCTACCAGACAAGTTACAGCATCGATGACCAGTCACAGCAGTCCTACGATTATGGAGGAAGTGGAGGACCCTATAGCAAACAGTATGCTGGCTATGACTACTCGCACCAAAGCCGGTTTGTCCCTGCAGACATGATGCAGCCACAACAGCCATACACCGGGCAGATTTTCCAGCCAACTCAGGCATATACTCCAACTACACCTCAGCCATTCTATGGAAACAACTTTGAAGATGAACCACCTTTATTAGAAGAATTGGGTATCAATTTTGACCACATCTGGCAAAAAACACTGACAGTTTTACACCCCTTGAAAGTAGCAGATGGCAGCATCATGAATGAGACTGATTTGGCAGGACCAATGGTTTTCTGCCTTGCTTTTGGAGCTACATTGTTATTGGCTGGCAAAATCCAGTTTGGCTACGTATATGGGATCAGTGCAATTGGATGCCTAGGAATGTTTTGTTTATTAAACTTAATGAGTATGACTGGTGTTTCATTTGGTTGTGTGGCAAGTGTCCTTGGATATTGTCTTCTACCTATGATCCTGCTTTCCAGCTTCGCAGTGATATTTTCTTTGCAAGGAGTGGTAGGAATCATCCTTACTGCTGGGATTATTGGATGGTGTAGTTTCTCTGCttccaaaattttcatttctgcatTAGCCATGGAAGGACAGCAACTTCTAGTCGCATATCCTTGTGCTTTGCTATATGGAGTCTTCGCCCTAATTTCCGTTTTTTGA